In bacterium, the DNA window AACCAATATTCCCGCGTCGTCAAACGGGAAGGCAACCTGCGGGCGCAGGAGGTCCAGGCCGAGGTGTTCGACGTTTGCGACTCTCGCTGGCGGGGCCTGGGGGATTTGCCGGCCAGCGGCCTGGCGATACGCGAAGAGTACGCCGCCCTCGACGCCGCCCGGGCGCTCGAGGTCGAGCCGGAGGAGACGGTCCCCGACCACGGCTGCATCTGCGGCGACGTGCTCACCGGCGCCAAGGTCCCGGCGGATTGCCCGCTCTTCGGCGACGAGTGCACGCCGGCGCGGCCGGTGGGGCCGTGCATGGTCTCTTCCGAGGGGAGCTGCGCCGCGGCGTTTAAATTCGAATATGAGTGACGAGTTAATACAAATGGGTCACGGCGCCGGCGGCCTCCTTATGCGGCGGCTGGTGGCGGACGTCTTCGCGCGGCATTTCGACAACGCGGCGCTGCGCGAGCTCGACGACGCCGCGACGTTGACGTTGCCGCCCGGGCAAGTCGCGTTCACCACCGACGCGTACGTGGTCAAGCCGTTGTTCTTTCCCGGCGGCGACGTGGGCAAGCTCGCGGTGTGCGGGACCGTCAACGACCTGGCGGTGATGGGCGCGGTCCCGCGGTATCTGTCGGCGAGCTTCACGTTGGAGGAGGGGCTGCCGCTCGCGACGCTGGCGCGCGTCGTGGTGTCTATGGCCGCGGCGGCGCAGGAAGCCGGGGTGGAAATAGTCTGCGGCGATACCAAGGTCGTCGCCCGGGGCGAGGCGGACGGTCTCTTCATCACCACCGCCGGCATCGGCGTGTTCGACGGCGGCGGGCCGGCGCGGGCGCCGCTGGAGGCGGGCGACGCGGTCGTGCTCAGCGGCACCCTCGGCGACCACGGCGTCGCCGTCATGGTGGCGCGCGAGCAGTTTAAGCTCGAGGCGACGATAGAGAGCGACTGCGCGCCGCTGGGCGGCCTGTGCGCGGCGATGCGCGAGGCCGCGCCGGGTTTGAAGTTCATGCGGGACCCGACGCGCGGCGGCCTGGCCGCGGCGCTCAACGAAGTCGCGGCGGCGTACGGCGT includes these proteins:
- the hypE gene encoding hydrogenase expression/formation protein HypE, producing MSDELIQMGHGAGGLLMRRLVADVFARHFDNAALRELDDAATLTLPPGQVAFTTDAYVVKPLFFPGGDVGKLAVCGTVNDLAVMGAVPRYLSASFTLEEGLPLATLARVVVSMAAAAQEAGVEIVCGDTKVVARGEADGLFITTAGIGVFDGGGPARAPLEAGDAVVLSGTLGDHGVAVMVAREQFKLEATIESDCAPLGGLCAAMREAAPGLKFMRDPTRGGLAAALNEVAAAYGVGVEIYEENIPFNEDVVAVCEILGLDPLLVANEGRVVAVAPAAEAEALVAAMRNHPLGARAAVIGEVVAEPKRVFVRTTVGGTRILEMPLADQLPRIC